aaaatgtttttttcaacatttaacAGTTGAGGTAAGCCTTAAGTTCATGCTATTAACTTTATTCATTAGAAAAAGACACTTAAAAAGAGATGAGGACACATATTTGGGTGGAGCAACATAATAAACTTGTTAAACTGAAGATACATGCAAAGATAATACGCATGCGGATGACATCCAAAGCGTCACCGGAGCTTTATCGGTTCATGGAGTTATGAAAGTTTTGCAGGTGAACTATGTGTCGGGCACATTAATGgggattaaaaagagagagaatcaatAAGAACTATATATATGGAAGTATGTGACATTTCCACATGACGCCAGGTATTAAAGTATTTATTCTCCATCACATTGCAACGCATATGAAATGTGCATTGAGGAAACTGGgcattaacattaacatatttTATGTCCTCACCTGGCACTGTGGAGGCTCCGGGGGCTTGTTGGACCTCCACGGCGGCTGCATCCACCTGACCTGGACTCGTCTTCTTCccctctttatctttttttatcccACTCTCCTTTTTTTGGGTCACACCTTCACGACCactgttcttctcctcctcttcctcatcatctaAAACAAGTGTCCTCTCTTTGCCAAAGGAGACACTGGCCGGCTGCATATCACACacgttctgctgctgctgcaggcagGACTGAGCatgaaaacagagaggaagagtgtAACCTAGGAAaccaccatcgtcatcatcataataatattgcacttttttttgttaaaccgAGCAGCAcgagtttcttttctttcatgtaaCTAATTACCTTCAGTCGGAGCCGAGTGTGCAGACAGCTTCAGTCAAAAACAGTGACGGGTAGAAATGGGACGCAGCCTCCCGAGGCGGTGACGAGCTCATTGACTGCAAAGCCGCGTGGTTCGGGTCGGTCTCCGCGGGACGCGAGCGAGGCGCGTGACACACCGCGAGGGGCGTGGCCAACTTTAGCTCACGTTCATCTGACGTGAACAGACGTAACGGCTAACTTAACTCCAGCTAACATGGCCGCGCTAAACTGACGGTAGTCGCCTCAAACTCTCTTCGGGGTCGTTACCGACGAGAAACCGAGAGAGACGCACTTCCTCTGCGTCCCTGTCGGTGACACCGGCggaaataaagcaaacaaataaCGGGAAATAACGTTGAACTCCACCGCACGCGCTAACTTGGAAAGCCGATTGGAAGCAGATTGTAAACAATGTccaacttcctgtctggtttTTCAGAGCAAAAtagcgttttcttttttttttcaaaataaaagcatcggGTTCTTGACCCGAGTgaacttctttttgttttactattattaggtttgaaaaatgtaaaacatttggtTTCAGCACAAAACATTCATCTCTAATTACTACTGCATATGCAATAGTGTCCGTCAAAACATTACATCTGTATTTTAGTAAAGAAACACCCTTGTGCAGTTTTAGTTATTCATAAAAACGGTGTTGTTTTTCTAATTTGACATCAATCGATCTGAATGCGACTGAACACAAATATTTTGACAGAAAATACACCAGTGGTGAGGTTAAATGTGCAACATTTACTATAAGTGATTTACTATAAAATCATATGTCAAGGCTATTGTTACACTATGTACATCCAAAAGATGAGCCAAGTTCATGGTTTTTAATCATAATTACAataccattaaaaaaaggaccCCAGACTATATGATTACACACTTAATTGCATTTATTTGAGAGTATAAGGAATAGTAATCATGCCACCTTACATACACGTTCTACAACACAATTATATAGTAAGGGACAGCAACATTGCACACATGAAGCATTAATTGTTGAGTATGGTGTTGAGACAAATAGACACATTTACTGAGCTTTGTAACACTCTAATCCCTTAAATTAAGTCCTAATATATACCGAAACAGTAGCAACTGGAGAACTGATTCTTTGACATTTGATTAAAGGAAATTAATGTCATTATAACTATAAGTCTGATGATCAAATACTAGCAGCTCAAATACTTGATTCAACATTTGTCCTTCAATCTATACAATCCGGCTGATAACTGAGCACTGAAGCTTTTCGGATTTTTAAAACAGCAGAAAATGTGCAGAAAACTTTTTGTTTAGCTATTTAAACCTGTGAGAAAACAATTATCATTAGACTATATTCACCCGCGATTACTTTACCAAAGAGGATATAATAATGTTTTctgcaatgtgttttattttttgctgttGGTGCAATCCATTACATGAACTGACTGAATACCATCCCCAAACATGTTTACCAATTCTTGGGGTTCCATTTATTAATGTTACTGTCAGCACCCTTGCGGTCAGCACCCTTGCGGTCAGCACCCCTACCCTGGGAATTTCCACCGCGATCGTTACTCCTCGGGACGAAGTTCATCcataatttgttttttatctcaGTGACAGCAGCATCATTTTCTTTACACTTCAGTAACCCGCATGTCTCATGGTAGAAAACGTTGACACGCAACACAACTTTGTCGTCTTCGGGCCGTATTTTCGTAGATGTCACAGGCCTGACCTCGTGTGTGTGGTGCATCAACACCAGAATGATTGGTTTATCATCTGAGGACAccaaaagagagaagggagaaTTTAGGGTTACCAAAATATTCTCTTTGACCACCGACACATCGATATGTTGATAACTAAAATCGGATCATTTAAGTCAGAAATAAACTTTCCAAttcaaaattaaatcaaaagtttaaaaaaagccaaattgtaaacaaattatatgcaattttttatttcaatatgaaCGTGCTTACCTTTAATATCAACCATGGCTGCATCAACATCTGCCCCGATGCGTGAACTGATCGGACAGAAGACAAAAGTGATCTTGTTGTCATGCAGGGCGCCACAAACCCGGAGTCGGTTCTGAAATGGTTTCTCCACCTCCTGCATCAGCTTCAGGTGGGTGTCAAAGGTTCTACCGCCGACAACCATCTTGTACAACAATGGGgctacagaaagaaaaatagttGTGCATGTGACACAGATTTATACATCTACAAGAACAGCAGGGTAGAATTATTCTTAAAAAATTTTGGATGGATAGCTCGGAAGAATCACGGCAAAAAACGAAAAGAAAACACCCTTGAATCAAAAATGTGACAAAGTGTCATAAGAACCCTTGACGTTGATAATAGACAAAGTACAGTTTTGCTTTTTAAGGAAGGTTATTAGTTAACCCTTCTCTTTAGGAACGTGTACTGGAGAGCTAACACATTCAAAAGGCTTCAGGAGGGACAACAACCTAAATTTGAACTGTGTCTAATTATCATACACTTGACTTACGTTCCACATCGTCCTGTGTAGACAAAATGACGAAGGGCTCTCCTAATTTGAAACACAGCATTATCAATCAGTCAGATGTATTTACACAACCAGTCAAAAGTGTTAAATCTCCTGCCACAAAAGAGAGGACTGCTCTATATTTTTCAATGgtctttcattcattttgaagGTGAGAGAGAACATTTGTTAACAGATGTTATGGTGAGTGAAAGGTTTGCAACAAAACGCCAGTATTAAAACTTCATCAAAACATAAAGTGGAGGTTAGTCTAGGGTTAGCACTACTGGAGTAGGATCCGGAAATATTAGCTGAACATACGATGGACTGCCCAGTTTAGATCCATTTAATCTAACCACTGAGTAGACCAAGGGTAATTATCAGGGAAAACATGGTTCCAATAGTTTTCTCCAACTTTTTTTCgaagttaaattattattttttcaaacgTTGTTGAAGGAAAGATGAAAAACAACGAGTATAACAAACTTATGAACGGCAGCGTACGTTTATCAAAAGTCCAAAAAGACTTGAAATTAGATTTTAAGCCAAGTCAGATATTATTCTCCCCAACAGACAATTGTACCCCACTGTGGGCTGTGTGTATGATTCAAGTCACTGGATTAAAAAGCTATTTCCGTATCATAAGgctaataatgcatttaaaaacattttgtagaCAATGAACAAACATGAGAAAGAGATTCACAAGAAAACCTTATATGCCATGAAagtgggaagaggaagaaagagttACCTCGTGTAACCTCAaactggagggagagagagagagagagagagagagatattcaCCTCCTGCATCTTGTGGTAAGACATCTCTTTGGAGTAGCTCAACTGGATCACCGGTGGCTGAAGCACTTGGACCGGACCGATGCTCTGTTAGGGAAACGGCATAATGCGATTACCGActccaaaaatgtaaatgaaccATACTACCTTCCCACCTATATGTAGCAGGGTGGACAGATGTTTACCCTGCAACCAGAAGGCCACATGTCGACATATTCTCAACTCAAGGTTCACTGACTAGCTTTTTCCAGGGCTTTTGACCGTATCCAACAGCCTTCTCCAGCAAAGTGCGGGACCTGGGTGACAGGTGGCAACGGGTGGTTGTTAGTGGCTTGTGGCAAGTGCTCGGTGGCCAGATGTTCACGCAgttgtgtaggatttagtggcatcttgTGGTGAGGTTGCGAATTGCAACCGACTAAATACCCCTCcgctcactcctctctttccaAGCATGTCGgggaactacggtggccttcaggtcaGGTACAAATGCAAACAGGTTTTCCcgagagccagtgtttggtttgtcggCTCTGGGTTAATATAGAagcatggcggtgcaacatggcggactccgtgAAGAGGAGCTCATTCTACGCTCACGAAAACATAGTTattaacacattacatttcCTAAATCCTAGATACCTAcatactgttcctttaaaattACTCTGAGGAGcctttaactggttatgaaaaaTTCTACCGTTTATTACTGATGCCTCAATATGACCTAGATAAGTAAACAAGACAATGCGAGAGAAGATTGTCTTTTTCTACGTAGTTATTCTCAATGCTCGTCATCTGTACCGCCGGGTCTGATTCCGCACAAAACAAGATGAAATCGTGCAGGTTCAGCGAGGCCTCCGGGCAGAAACCACCCCACGCTGCTGGGGACCGGGGCCGTATTGGAAGAGAGGCaggggagaaccagaaccagggcCGAGCGAGGCAGACTGTCAAACACCGGTTGCCCCGTTTGTCCACAGGGAGCGCCAAAATCAACCCGAAATGAAAGTTCCTTGATGTAACTTTAAGCAATGGTGGCAAACCTGCCTCAGGATGTCTACCTCGCCGCTGTACACTGATCAAGGCATGTATGTTTGAAAGCCAGATAGTAAACTTTGCATATTGAGAAAATCTTACATGACATGAAAatatgaagaggaagaaagtgAAAGTGAGATTTACTTTGTGGTTCCTGTGGATGGACACCACTGGGGCCAATATGTTTAAAGTTTTTGACCAATGGCATCTGAGGTACCTAAACCTGGCAAAGAGTCAGTCACATAAAATGGCATTTTTCGTCTACATTGGAATCTCAAATACTAATGATTAAACGTGTGACGTGGAAGAGAGGGAGATTCACCTCTTGCTCCTCGTGGAAAGACATCTCTTTGGTCATCGTGGAGCTCAACTGGATCACCGGTGGCTGAAGCACTTGGACCGGACCGATGCTCTGTTAGGGAAACGGCATAATGCGATTACCGActccaaaaatgtaaatgaaccATACTACCTTCCCACCTATATGTAGCAGGGTGGACAGATGTTTACCCTGCAACCATAAGGCCACATGTCGACATATTCTCAACTCAAGGTTCACTGACTAGCTTTTTCCAGGGCTTTTGACCGTATCCAACAGCCTTCTCCAGCAAAGTGCGGGACCTGGGTGACAGGTGGCAACAGGTGGTTGTTAGTGGCTTGTGGCAAGTGCTCGGTGGCCAGATGTTCACGCAgttgtgtaggatttagtggcatcttgTGGTGAGGTTGCGAATTGCAACCGACTAAATACCCCTCcgctcactcctctctttccaAGCATGTTCGgggaactacggtggccttcaggtcaGGTACAAATGCAAACAGGTTTTCCcgagagccagtgtttggtttgtcggCTCTGGGTTAATATAGAagcatggcggtgcaacatggcggactccgtgAAGAGGAGCTCATTCTACGCTCACGAAAACATAGTTattaacacattacatttcCTAAATCCTAGATACTAcatactgttcctttaaaattACTCTGAGGAGcctttaactggttatgaaaaaTTCTACCGTTTATTACTGATGCCTCAATATGACCTAGATAAGTAAACAAGACAATGCGAGAGAAGATTGTCTTTTTCTACGTAGTTATTCTCAATGCTCGTCATCTGTACCGCCGGGTCTGATTCCGCACAAAACAAGATGAAATCGTGCAGGTTGCAGCGAGGCCTCCGGCAGAAACCACCCACGCTGCTGGGGACCGGGGCCGTATTGGAAGAGAGGCaggggagaaccagaaccagggcCGAGCGAGGCAGACTGTCAAACACCGTTGCCCCGTTTGTCCACAGGGAGCGCCAAAAATCAACACGAAATGAAAAGTTCCTTGATGTAACTTTAAGCAATGGTGGCAAACCTGCCTCAGGATGTCTACCTCGCCGCTGTACACTGATCAAGGCATGTATGTTTGAAAGCCAGATAGTAAACTTTGCATATTGAGAAAAATCTTACATGACATGAAAatatgaagaggaagaaagtgAAAGTGAGATTTACTTTGTGGTTCCTGTGGATGGACACCACTGGGGCCAATATGTTTAAAGTTTTTGACCAATGGCATCTGAGGTACCTAAACCTGGCAAAGAGTCAGTCACATAAAATGGCATTTTTCGTCTACATTGGAATCTCAAATACTAATGATT
The nucleotide sequence above comes from Cyclopterus lumpus isolate fCycLum1 chromosome 24, fCycLum1.pri, whole genome shotgun sequence. Encoded proteins:
- the LOC117727410 gene encoding uncharacterized protein LOC117727410 isoform X4, which translates into the protein MLTSTLLEELSTDQPYSGRTDGCSQEAGEHRSGPSASAPVIPVELHDDQRDVFPRGAREHRSGPSASATGDPVELLQRDVLPQDAGGEPFVILSTQDDVEPPLLYKMVVGGRTFDTHLKLMQEVEKPFQNRLRVCGALHDNKITFVFCPISSRIGADVDAAMVDIKDDKPIILVLMHHTHEVRPVTSTKIRPEDDKVVLRVNVFYHETCGLLKCKENDAAVTEIKNKLWMNFVPRSNDRGGNSQGRGADRKGADRKGADSNINKWNPKNW
- the LOC117727410 gene encoding uncharacterized protein LOC117727410 isoform X1, coding for MLTSTLLEELSTDQPYSGRTDGCSQEAGEHRSGPSASAPVIPVELHDDQRDVFPRGAREHRSGPSASATGDPVELHDDQRDVFPRGAREHRSGPSASATGDPVELLQRDVLPQDAGGEPFVILSTQDDVEPPLLYKMVVGGRTFDTHLKLMQEVEKPFQNRLRVCGALHDNKITFVFCPISSRIGADVDAAMVDIKDDKPIILVLMHHTHEVRPVTSTKIRPEDDKVVLRVNVFYHETCGLLKCKENDAAVTEIKNKLWMNFVPRSNDRGGNSQGRGADRKGADRKGADSNINKWNPKNW
- the LOC117727410 gene encoding uncharacterized protein LOC117727410 isoform X2, translating into MLTSTLLEELSTDQPYSGRTDGCSQEAGEHRSGPSASAPVIPVELHDDQRDVFPRGAREHRSGPSASATGDPVELHDDQRDVFPRGAREHRSGPSASATGDPVELLQRDVLPQDAGAPLLYKMVVGGRTFDTHLKLMQEVEKPFQNRLRVCGALHDNKITFVFCPISSRIGADVDAAMVDIKDDKPIILVLMHHTHEVRPVTSTKIRPEDDKVVLRVNVFYHETCGLLKCKENDAAVTEIKNKLWMNFVPRSNDRGGNSQGRGADRKGADRKGADSNINKWNPKNW
- the LOC117727410 gene encoding uncharacterized protein LOC117727410 isoform X5, with the translated sequence MLTSTLLEELSTDQPYSGRTDGCSQEAGEHRSGPSASAPVIPVELHDDQRDVFPRGAREHRSGPSASATGDPVELLQRDVLPQDAGAPLLYKMVVGGRTFDTHLKLMQEVEKPFQNRLRVCGALHDNKITFVFCPISSRIGADVDAAMVDIKDDKPIILVLMHHTHEVRPVTSTKIRPEDDKVVLRVNVFYHETCGLLKCKENDAAVTEIKNKLWMNFVPRSNDRGGNSQGRGADRKGADRKGADSNINKWNPKNW
- the LOC117727410 gene encoding uncharacterized protein LOC117727410 isoform X3, with translation MLTSTLLEELSTDQPYSGRTDGCSQEAGEHRSGPSASATGDPVELHDDQRDVFPRGAREHRSGPSASATGDPVELLQRDVLPQDAGGEPFVILSTQDDVEPPLLYKMVVGGRTFDTHLKLMQEVEKPFQNRLRVCGALHDNKITFVFCPISSRIGADVDAAMVDIKDDKPIILVLMHHTHEVRPVTSTKIRPEDDKVVLRVNVFYHETCGLLKCKENDAAVTEIKNKLWMNFVPRSNDRGGNSQGRGADRKGADRKGADSNINKWNPKNW